A genomic region of Prionailurus bengalensis isolate Pbe53 chromosome D1, Fcat_Pben_1.1_paternal_pri, whole genome shotgun sequence contains the following coding sequences:
- the LOC122483445 gene encoding olfactory receptor 51G2-like, whose protein sequence is MSVFNSSALYPRFLLTGLSGLESRYSLISIPIFLVYATSIAGNITILLIIRTEPSLHQPMYYFLSMLALTDLGLSTTTLPTMFSIFWFHAREISFNACLVQMYFIHVFSIIESAVLLAMAFDRFVAIREPLRYVAILTNGVITGIGLAIAGRALALVFPASFLLKRLQYHSVNILSYPFCLHQDLIKTTVSSRRVSSIYGLMVVICSMGLDSVLLLLSYILILGTVLNIASKTERVKALNTCISHICAVLTFYTPMIGLSMIHRYGQNVSPIVHVLMANVYLLVPPLMNPIVYSVKTKQIRDRILKKFKQQKF, encoded by the coding sequence ATGTCTGTCTTCAATAGCTCTGCCCTGTACCCTCGCTTTCTCCTGACAGGCCTCTCAGGCCTTGAAAGCAGATACAGCTTGATTTCCATCCCCATCTTCTTGGTGTATGCCACCTCAATTGCAGGAAACATCACCATCCTACTTATCATCAGAACTGAGCCTTCCCTCCACCAACCAATGTACTACTTTCTATCAATGCTGGCACTTACTGACCTGGGCCTATCTACTACAACCTTGCCTACGATGTTCAgcattttctggttccatgcccGGGAGATCTCTTTTAATGCCTGTCTGGTCCAGATGTACTTCATTCATGTTTTCTCAATTATTGAATCAGCTGTGCTGTTGGCCATGGCCTTTGACCGCTTTGTAGCAATCCGAGAGCCCCTGCGCTATGTGGCCATTCTAACCAATGGTGTGATCACTGGGATTGGGTTGGCAATTGCTGGAAGGGCCTTGGCTCTGGTCTTTCCGGCTTCCTTTCTCCTAAAGAGGCTTCAATATCATTCTGTCAATATTCTCTCTTACCCATTCTGCCTGCACCAGGACCTTATAAAGACAACTGTATCCAGCCGTCGGGTCAGCAGCATCTATGGCCTCATGGTGGTCATCTGCTCCATGGGACTTGATTCAgtgctccttctcctctcctaTATCCTCATCCTTGGCACAGTATTGAATATAGCCTCCAAGACGGAGAGGGTGAAAGCCCTCAACACCTGCATCTCCCACATCTGTGCTGTGCTCActttctatacaccaatgatTGGGCTATCTATGATCCATCGCTATGGGCAAAATGTGTCCCCAATTGTCCATGTGCTCATGGCCAATGTCTACTTGCTGGTCCCACCCCTCATGAACCCCATTGTCTACAGTGTCAAGACCAAGCAGATTCGGGATAGAATCCTCAAGAAATTCAAGCAACAGAAATTTTAG